One Elusimicrobiota bacterium DNA window includes the following coding sequences:
- a CDS encoding DUF3566 domain-containing protein has protein sequence MEKMEYEISRLNAVSALKVGTITCVIIGIVFGLLAGGFIGTIVAPKMSAKMNEMKKIAGEDSCCKKVMENQDFPPAKIAKIGVVPALLAGMIIGTIAGIIGGILFGIGAVIYNIIAGLVGGIKTELK, from the coding sequence ATGGAGAAAATGGAATATGAAATCAGTAGACTGAATGCTGTCTCTGCGCTTAAAGTAGGCACAATAACTTGTGTTATAATAGGGATTGTCTTTGGACTGCTTGCTGGAGGCTTCATAGGAACTATAGTGGCACCCAAAATGTCTGCGAAAATGAATGAAATGAAAAAAATCGCTGGTGAAGACTCTTGTTGTAAGAAAGTAATGGAGAATCAAGATTTCCCACCTGCTAAAATTGCTAAAATAGGTGTTGTTCCAGCATTATTAGCAGGAATGATTATAGGAACAATAGCAGGAATTATTGGTGGAATACTCTTTGGCATAGGAGCAGTCATATACAACATTATTGCAGGGTTGGTAGGTGGAATAAAGACAGAATTGAAATAA